The Lycium barbarum isolate Lr01 chromosome 11, ASM1917538v2, whole genome shotgun sequence genome contains the following window.
AGAAAGAGTTGGTTGGAAATTGGTGGGTGGGTTTGGAGGATCCTAAATAGACAGGATTGTAGAGTTACATAATCTCATCTCCACCAAGTTGAGACTCAACACCCGGCACGCCCAAGACTGGATATATGGAGATGAACAATATAAGATGGGGCTCAAGATCTGGTAAACATGAATTCACTCTGAAACCATGAGGTGAATTTTGGGCATAATTCAACTCCAAATTTATAGCTCATGAGGTGAGGATTGCCCCAGGTCATATAAAGAGTTGCATAATCCCATCTCCACCAATTTGAGACTCCCACACGAACAAGACTGGATATGTGGAGCGTAAACAATATAAGATGGGGCTCAACATTGGGTAAACAATGAATTGAGACTAAcctagctctgataccatgattAAAAAAATGGATGTTGGCCTAACTCAACCATAAAAACTATAGGgatcttagtagctcagttggttggctacctgaactttcaccttgttagtgagggttcgaatccccttCCCCACCcccttatgaaaaaaaaaaaaatctaaaaacttAGCTCATGAGGTGAGTACTGCCAAAGACCATATAAAGAGTCACATAATCACTGATATGGGACTCAACAAATATTGTGTAGAAGTATTATTGAGACATGTTAGAAAATTGTGGTTACCATCTAGCTAAACTAGGAATAAACTGTTACCTCGTTAAGAATCAATTTAAGTGATTTGCCTATCTTCTGTTTCCCAGGATGTTTATTACATTTTCCCCTTAAAACATCAATAAGAACATACAGGAGCTTTCGAAGTTTGAAAACTAAATGGTATCCCCTGGCTTGGCTCCTTGATTGTTATTCAGTGGTGATGTATGCTCATGTTTTAATCACTTTTACTCTAGATGTATCACAAAGGGCTGATTTACCAAGAATTTGTTCCTAAACAGCACCATGAATGCTTAAGGCCTAGCTTTTAAATCACATTATAATGAGAATTGGTGTCTCGCATATGTGGTTTGACTACAATACTTTTTACATCAAATGTAGTTTATGCAAAAGAAGGCAAAATATACCAAGACGGTTTTATTGCTTTTGTATCTTTATTTTTCTAGTACTCTTTTAAAACATTAATATGGTTAAGAACCCTCTAGCATGAAGCACTTTGACTAATCCATTGGGTACGTACTACCTTCCTACCAACACAGATATCGGATTACTCTGTCCACTGACTTAGACGGAAGAGTTCACCTAGTGTTGCCTCTGTTTGGATTCGAACCTTAGTTCTCGGGGTTATTACTCCACCTCTTCCACTGGTAGGGACCCGAAAGAAAATTGATATGAAGAAGTTGTTTTAGCTAGATTAGTGGTCATGAGCAACAAATAAAACATGTGGCTCGGATTTATTGATTGTAACACCTAAAAGTAAAGCTTTATTTGGTATGAAGAGTATAATTATTCTTGGGGATCATTAAGCATCTGAGAAGAACATTGTAGGAGATTAGCTAATTCTTGTGCTAGTCATTGTAATGGTTGTTATAAACCTGTATATGAAAATATACTTAAACAGAATGTAAAAAATTTCAGAATTGAAAAACAGAATCTGGAAAAATATCAGAAGAACAGTATCTCAAAATATATGTGGGAAttaaatcgagcccactgaatacatagtgtgtccttaaggaaattattcccctcaatgtacccgaggttgtggaatatatcctcccaggatagaacaaTTTACTCACCGTTGTAGCGGTACAACAAACTCCGGTGACGGCAAACTCACTCGACGGCAGTATATCACACGAGAATTTTAGTgcaagaaaagaagagagaagatcAGAATTTCCGTAAGGAAAAATCTGAAGATCAACAAGACATAAATAGCATGGAAATGTTGGTTCAGAAAAGGTGCAACTCAAAGGTTGCATCCTTTCAGATGAGCAGGAACATTTAAATAAATCCGGGAAAGGAAAACCGGGTCACGGGTGAGAAACGGATAATCTGGATTTTTATTAATCCGGAACCCGGGTTAGGAAGTGGAtgaataattaataattaaataattaaaattaattaaataaatttggtccaaaaagattgtcAATCAATTGACCAAATCTGAAGCTGAAGCAAAGCGAGCGACGACGATGACAGCACAAGGCTTGCCTTCTTCTCAACCCTGTAGCAACTAGAAGGAATGCTTCTACATATAAGCACATGAACTTTCCTTTCCACTACCAATGTGGTAGAAATGCCTCATCTAAAAAGCAATAAATgaacaattcaaaattttcattttcccTCCAGTTTTCTTCTCTCCATTTCCCATTCATCTACACTTAAAACCCAACAATGGTCACATGTCATGGCTATTCTGCAAGGGATATCTGTTACCTAGTTTGAACTTTATCCTATGCAGCTCCAGCCTCGACTCTAACAGGTCAACTTAATCCGCTTCAGTTTTCAGGAAGTAATTAGTGGATGATTAGCTAATTTTCTAAgaagttaaataaaaaaaatgttttttttttttttttttgataaatatttCAAAAGGACCGTCAAAGCATTGTGCAAAACATGTTGAAGTAAGTTTACATACCGTTTTGTCTACCTCATATGAATTTGCCTCATTTGAGATATAAAGACAACATGAGCAACTACTTTACATTTAGGATCTGTCTAAGCCTGTAAATTCTTAATGAATTTGAAAAAGATTGCATAATTTTTCAGCTGATTGGAAGTTAAAATGTGACTGGTAGATACTCACAAGAGAAAAGTATGATAACATGCCCCTCAACTGGGTATGGCATTGTGACCATAGTCTTCTAAGTACTATTCAGGATGTACTGAAAAACGTAGTCGTAAAGAAGCTGATCTCTTTTGATATTCGCTCGCTGTAGCAAATGTAGTGACAGAAGTTGATAGGCTCCGCTACAAGTCGTTGTCTTAAAAGCCTTCAGCTAGATTATGCAGATATGAGATTTTGTTTTCTTCTGGTAGTTTACCATCATTTAGCAATCTATGTAATTTTCTTTTGGTTCTGATGTCTGCCATACCTTTTGGTTTAAGCATGAATGTCGCTTTTAGGTACGTGATCTTGCAGAAGCATCCGAAATATTTGGAAGTTTGAACAGTATCCTTGATTATGATGTTAGAAATGATACAGTGAGAACACCAGGAAGCCTTTCACGCAATTTACGCAGAGTTCGGCAAGGTCTAGACCTCATCAGAGCCTTGTTTCAGAATTTTCTTTCAACCTAGTACGGTGTACTCCCTTCTTATGGCAACTTCTTTTTATGTAAATGTGATTTCCTCCAGCTTTTGTCAAATTGAAACTGCATAAATTTTGGCACAACCCAAATGTGTGTTGTCTTATTTTTTCTAATCTTTTCATAGAATATGCCCAGTTATTTCATGTACTTTTAGACTATTTTATGCATTCAAAATTTTTACTAGAAACTAAAAGAATGGATCTGGCGTTGTCTTTGTTGCAAATTCAATTTGCTTATGCATAAAAGCAAGCTGGATGCAGGTAGAGCTAATACACTTCTATAAAAGAGCTTCATGCTGCATTAGCAATTTTCGTTTGCTTATATAAAATTTACAATGAACCTGCTTGTTTCTTTTTGGAATCAAACGAACTCACTGGTTGATGAGGATGTGACGCCTGAACTTATGTGACCATCCTATCATCGAAAATACAAGTAAAATTTCCAACTCTTTCCTTCTAGACTTGCTTTAAAATATGAATGAGGAGATTAGTTTAGAAGGAATTAGAGAAAACAGAAAGAGAAGTCCCAAGATGCTTCTACTAATGTTTTCAGGTATCTTTAGGTTTTTACTCCATGAGTAAATTAATATTGGCTTTCTAGAAGTAGAACAGATGTATGGGGAAATACCACCCGCTTACAATGAAGTAAATGACGATCCTCGCATATTTTTGTACATGGGGCAAGAAGTAAAATATGATTTCAGTCAATTTAGAAGTAAATAATGGCCTTGTTTAACATTGTTAATCAATATCAGAGGCGTGCATTGATCTCCAGAATGTTGAGTCTGATATAGTTACAATTTCTCTCTAAATGTTTATTTTATCCCGACACTTGTATATCCCTTTTCCTTTTAACTATTTTAAATTAGCTCTAGATCTAATGGTTATACTTTCTGTTTAGTGATGATTCCCTGAAAGAAGCAGCTTCAATGGCATATGCAAAAGTTTGTGCACCTTATCATACATGGGCTGTGAGAACTGCTGTCTCTGCTGGTATGTGTGCTCTTCCAACAAGGGACCAACTTCTCATGAAGCTAAATGAGACTGGTAAGTTTACTTTCTGTAACATTATTAGACAATTTGTTATTCTGCCATTCAAGTTGTTGCTTTATCCATTAAAATAAAGATTCGGGTGTATTACTGTTACTCCGAATTAGGATATAGTATACTAGTGTTTCAACAGTTAAGAGAGTGTAAGATTAGGAAACGGTACTTTGATGAATTAGGAAACGGTACTTTGATGACCAACATAATTCCTGTATTGCCAAGCATGAGAACAATTTACTAGTCAGAGAAATATGTAGCTCATTACTCTGTAGATTCAACTCTTACCTGATTTCTCAATCATGGAGATTCCGTCGTTGTGAGAGCACAAGAGATGTTACAACATTACTATTTGGGGGTTTGGGATTTGCTAGTTGTTTCCATTTTGAATCTTAGTCTACATGACAGGTTTGTCTTCTACCATTAGAATCCACGCACCATGAATTTCTTTCTGCCAATTAACAGGATAACTTCTATCTTTATCCTGACATTCTTTTCTATGAATTGAATAATTTCAATTTTGGTTGTCTTGACATCCAACCACAAGAACTATTTCAATAATATTTGTGATCAGATGGCCGTCTGGTTTGAGTATTGAATTAGTAAGACAACCTGGCATATCTGGTTCTGCTGATGTTTACGTTGTAACTTAGGATTTATACCCTTGCTGAAATGGTAGCTGCAGATATATGAACAATGTTAATGAACTAGCAAGAAGAACGATTCGACTTGTTTTGGCAGCACGAATCCATTCACAAATGTCCTAATAATGTTTGAGTTCCTCTCATGAGAAGCAAAAATTACTTGTTGCAGATGATTCAGCTGAGAGAGAAATGAGAAGATACATTGATGCTTCGCTTCCAATCATCGAATACATTGACAAACTTTATATTTCAAGGAATATAACCTTGGATTGGTGATCTTCACCTTCGCTTGGGAAGAACCAGGAAGAAATGTCCATAATATGTCTTGACAACAAGAGGAAATTCAGAAGCAAAAAAAGTCAGTCCAAAACTTACTTCTGACAGAGTGGCATTTGATTGCTATACATGTACCCCATATTTAGGGGAGTGGGAGTTAG
Protein-coding sequences here:
- the LOC132616698 gene encoding ACD11 homolog protein isoform X1; its protein translation is MALQFYSLFKRRQHCREKETKTRIRRHSMDEDDGFEDAGTGTPLSAISEAFEELSSCLKSNGYHDLMLKPFCDACSLVSVLFGSLGIAFKFAELEYVSKVRDLAEASEIFGSLNSILDYDVRNDTVRTPGSLSRNLRRVRQGLDLIRALFQNFLSTYDDSLKEAASMAYAKVCAPYHTWAVRTAVSAGMCALPTRDQLLMKLNETDDSAEREMRRYIDASLPIIEYIDKLYISRNITLDW
- the LOC132616698 gene encoding ACD11 homolog protein isoform X3, which encodes MALQFYSLFKRRQHCREKETKTRIRRHSMDEDDGFEDAGIAFKFAELEYVSKVRDLAEASEIFGSLNSILDYDVRNDTVRTPGSLSRNLRRVRQGLDLIRALFQNFLSTYDDSLKEAASMAYAKVCAPYHTWAVRTAVSAGMCALPTRDQLLMKLNETDDSAEREMRRYIDASLPIIEYIDKLYISRNITLDW